Within uncultured Roseibium sp., the genomic segment CTGAAGAAATTCGATGAAAGCATGGAAGAGGCAGCCCTCAACCTCGGCGCTTCCCGCGCCCGGGTGCTCTGGACCATCACTCTGCCGTATCTGCGGCCTGCGATGATCGCGGCCGGCATCGTCGCCTTCCTGGTTTCGTTTGAGAACTTCAACACGACCCTGTTCCTGGTGGGATCGGAATCGCCGCTGACGATCACCATGTACGACCGTGTCGCCAAGGTCGGTTCAACGCCGGTCCTGAATGCGGTGTCCTTCGTCCTGATCATCGGGTCCGGACTGCTCGCCCTTATTTCCATTCTCGTTCAGCGCGACAAGACCGTCCGGTAGGCACCAAATGCGTGAGTTCGATTTCGTCGTTGTCGGTGCCGGCTCGGCCGGCTCGGTTCTGGCCGACCGCCTGTCGGAAAGCGGCAAGTACAGCGTCTGTCTTCTGGAGGCCGGCGGATCGGACAAGAACCTCTGGATCTGGATGCCGATCGGTTACGGCAAGGCCTTCTACAATCCGAAGATCAACTGGATGTACCGCACCGAGCCCGATCCGGAACTGAACGGACGGGAGGGCTATTGGCCCAGAGGCAAGGTTCTCGGCGGGTCGAGTTCGATCAACGCCATGGTCTTCATTCGCGGTCAGCATGACGACTTCAACGATTGGGAGGCGCTTGGAAATCCGGGCTGGGGCTGGAACGACGTCCTTCCCGTTTTCAAACGGTTCGAGACCAACGAGGCCGGCGCCGACGACTATCGCGGCGACAGCGGCCCGGTTTACGTCTCCTCCATGAAGCGCGACGTGCATCCGCTCTGCGACACGTTCCTCGAGGCCAGCGAACAGGCCGGCTTTCACCGCAATCCCGATTTCAACGGTGCGGATCAGGAGGGCGTCGGCCTGTACCAGATCACCGCGAAAAGCGGTTTCCGGATGTCGACGGCTCGCGCCTATCTGTCAAAGGCGAAACGGCGCGCCAATGTCACCGTCATCACTCATGCCCATGCGACCCGGGTTCTGCTGGAGGGAACGCGCGCGACCGGCGTCGCCTATCGCCGGGGCGACCGGGAAGAGACGGTCACCGCACGGCGCGAGGTCATCCTGAGCGCCGGTGCTGTTACCTCTCCTCGGCTTCTGATGTTGTCGGGCATCGGTCGGCCGGAAGATCTCAGGGCGAAGGGCATCGACGTCACGGTTGCCCGCAACGGCGTCGGCCGCAACCTGCAGGATCATCTCGGCCTCGATTATCTCTATCGCTCCAGGGTTCCGACCCTGAACACCCTGCTTTACCCGTGGTGGGGCAAGCTCCTGCAGGGCATGCGCTATGTGCTCACGCGGCGCGGGCCTCTCTCGCTCAGCGTCAATCAGGCCGGCGGCTTCGTGAAGTCCAATCCGGACTGCAAACGGCCGAACATGCAGCTTTATTTTTCGCCCGTGAGTTACACCAAGGCGCCGAAAGGCAAGCGGCCGCTCATGAACCCGGACCCGTTCCCCGGTTTTCTGCTCGGCTTCCAGCCGACACGTCCCTCCAGCCGCGGGCACATTACGCTTCGCTCCGCCGACCCGATGGATTTGCCCGAAATCCATCCGAATTCGCTCAGCACGGAGCATGACGTGACCGAAATGGTGGAAGGTTGCAAGCTGATGCGAAAAATCGCATCCGCGCCCGCGATGCAGGCCGTCATCGAAAGCGAAATCGCCCCCGGACCACAGGTGCAGAGCGACGAAGACATGGTGGAAGATATCCGCGAACGCTGCTCCACCGTCTTCCATCCCGTCAGCACCTGCCGCATGGGACCGGACCCGGAGATCGATGTCGTCGATGCCCGGCTGCGGGTCTACGGGGTGAACAACCTTCGGATCGTTGATGCCTCCATCTTCCCGACGGTAACCTCCGGCAACACCAACGCCCCGACGATCATGGTCGGCGAAAAGGGGGCCGATCTCATCCTGGAAGATCATCAGGCATCATAGGAACCAAACAGATGCAGGCCGCAGACCTTTTCTCGCAAGATTTCAAGGCAGAACCCTATTGGTGGCAGACCGGCCGAGCGACGGACTTCCGATCGGCTGACCTTCCGGCCGAGGCGGATGTCGTCATCATCGGTGCCGGATACACCGGCCTCAACGCGGCCCTGCAGACCGCGCGCGAAGGCCTGTCGACCCTGATTAT encodes:
- a CDS encoding choline dehydrogenase; protein product: MREFDFVVVGAGSAGSVLADRLSESGKYSVCLLEAGGSDKNLWIWMPIGYGKAFYNPKINWMYRTEPDPELNGREGYWPRGKVLGGSSSINAMVFIRGQHDDFNDWEALGNPGWGWNDVLPVFKRFETNEAGADDYRGDSGPVYVSSMKRDVHPLCDTFLEASEQAGFHRNPDFNGADQEGVGLYQITAKSGFRMSTARAYLSKAKRRANVTVITHAHATRVLLEGTRATGVAYRRGDREETVTARREVILSAGAVTSPRLLMLSGIGRPEDLRAKGIDVTVARNGVGRNLQDHLGLDYLYRSRVPTLNTLLYPWWGKLLQGMRYVLTRRGPLSLSVNQAGGFVKSNPDCKRPNMQLYFSPVSYTKAPKGKRPLMNPDPFPGFLLGFQPTRPSSRGHITLRSADPMDLPEIHPNSLSTEHDVTEMVEGCKLMRKIASAPAMQAVIESEIAPGPQVQSDEDMVEDIRERCSTVFHPVSTCRMGPDPEIDVVDARLRVYGVNNLRIVDASIFPTVTSGNTNAPTIMVGEKGADLILEDHQAS